From the Candidatus Methanosuratincola sp. genome, the window CACCGCCGTGGGCAGCGACTATAATTTCTGGGATGCCATCTCAGAATTCCCTGGCAAGTTCATCGCCCGCCGCAAGGGGGGTAGTACGAGGTTCGACATCACCTACGACTCGGACTGGAACGCATATTACCGTTCCTCCGATCCTGGACCTGCCTCCGCGATCACCACGCACACGCTCCTCAAGGCGGTACGGAACGGGGCTGATTTCGTTCACGTCGCACCGATGAACCCACCCAAGGTGGAGCGGATGGTCTCTGCGCTGAGGGAGTCAGGGCTCGACGTGAGGATCTCCGTCAACTCGTGCATCAATTACATGGACAGCAGCCTAAACCGGAAGGCAATTATGAGGGCTGCGTCGATGGCTGATATATTCATACTGAACGAGCGTGAGCTCCACGCCCTTACCGGGAAGGAGGTGGTGGCCGAGGCCATCAAGACAATAAAGTCAAAGACCCTGGTTCTGACCCTAGGCGAGATCGGGACAATGATCAGATCCGAGGGGACGAGGGACCTGATCCCGGCGCTGGCTGCGATCACAAGGAAGGCGGTTGACGTGACAGGGGCCGGAGACACATGGTCCGGTAGCTTTCTGGCAGCATTCCACAGGACGGGGAGCTGGATAAAGGCAGTTTCGTATGCTTCATTCGTCTCGGCGGTAAAGTGCACGGGATGGAACTTCGAGAAGGTGAGGAAACTCCGCTTCGAATCCGTAGATGAGGTTTATGATTTAATCATTGCGATGAAGGAGAAGGGCAGGCAGCTCCGTCTCACGGAGGCTCTTAAGAAGGGGCTAGAGCTCAATGGCACAGCTGGGCCGTAACCGATCTCATCGGTGCTGGTCGAGCGCTGTTAAATCTGGCAGACTTACCGACTGCATGTTTTTCCCATTCTGCACGGACTTCATTATCGCCTTCTCTTCCTGAGCTCCCTGTATACGTCTCCCAAGCCAAGTCCCTTCATCTTGAGCAGTATGATCAGGTGGTAGATCAGGTCGGCAGCCTCGCTTACTGTCCTCTCCTTGCCCTCTGCGACCCCTGCCAAGGCCACCTCGACGCCCTCCTCGCCGACCTTCTTTGCTGCTTTTGAAAGTCCGCCAGAGGCTATCTTTGACGTGTACGACCCCTCGCGTGGGTTCATTATCCTGTCTTCAACCACCCTCTCAAGCTCTGCGGGAGCCTCCCAGGCTGCCAGGTGCTCGACCACCGGCCTGTGGAAGCAGGTCTCTTCCCCAGTGTGGCACGCGTTCCCTGACTGCCTCACCTTGAAGAGGAGGGAGTCAGAGTCGCAGTCTACGTACACCCCCAAGACGTGTTGGTGGTGTCCGGA encodes:
- a CDS encoding carbohydrate kinase family protein, with protein sequence MISLAELVFVGHTSIDRVRNPNGERTQPGGAALYAAYGARTLCRDVCLVTAVGSDYNFWDAISEFPGKFIARRKGGSTRFDITYDSDWNAYYRSSDPGPASAITTHTLLKAVRNGADFVHVAPMNPPKVERMVSALRESGLDVRISVNSCINYMDSSLNRKAIMRAASMADIFILNERELHALTGKEVVAEAIKTIKSKTLVLTLGEIGTMIRSEGTRDLIPALAAITRKAVDVTGAGDTWSGSFLAAFHRTGSWIKAVSYASFVSAVKCTGWNFEKVRKLRFESVDEVYDLIIAMKEKGRQLRLTEALKKGLELNGTAGP
- the hisIE gene encoding bifunctional phosphoribosyl-AMP cyclohydrolase/phosphoribosyl-ATP diphosphatase HisIE, which translates into the protein MEEMRRMEADKSEGVRLEGEEIERLVKSLDFAKLGGIIPAVAVGEDGRVLMLAFMNEEALRRTLNTGLMHYWSRSRKRLWMKGEESGHHQHVLGVYVDCDSDSLLFKVRQSGNACHTGEETCFHRPVVEHLAAWEAPAELERVVEDRIMNPREGSYTSKIASGGLSKAAKKVGEEGVEVALAGVAEGKERTVSEAADLIYHLIILLKMKGLGLGDVYRELRKRRR